GCCCAGCCGTGCTGCACCGTGTAGATCAGGTAGCGGCCTTCTTCCACCTCCGAGGCGTTGACGAAAGCGGTCGGCCCGATCCCCGCTCCGAACAGTTCAACATCCTCCGACATGTCGGTGCCCAGGATATGCCGGCGCACACGGGGGCCAGTCTGACGGGAGCGATGGGTGTAGTAGAAGCCGGTGCCGTCGGAGGTAAAGGCGATGCTGCCGTAGAGTGCCGTCGGCAGCCGGTCGGGAAGATCCTCGCCCGACTCGAGGTTGCGCACCCGAACTTCGATTTCGTCCGGGCCCCCGTCCCGGATCGAGTAGAGCATCAGGCGGCCATCGCGCGAGAAGTCCTGGATCCCGACGCTCGTGGTTCCGTCGGCGCGCAGGTCCAGCGGATCGACAACGACCTCGTAGTCAGCGGCGACGTCCAACGGGACATCATCCGGCTCGTCAGGCGCCGTCCGCCGGTAGATCGCCCCCACCTCCCGCCCAGGCTTGCGGTAGGCGAAGTACTCGTAGTCTCCGTGACGCTGGGGATACACCACGCCGGGAACATCCATCAACTCCCGCAGGCGCGCCTCCAGCCCGGCACGCAACGCCGACTCCCCCACGATCTGCTCCGCGTACGCGTTCTGCTCGGCGATCCAGGTCCGCGTCTCGGGACTGTCCTGGTCCTCCAGCCAGCGGTAAGGATCGCTGAAGACGACGCCGTGCAGGGTGTCCACGACGGGGTCCTGCACCGTCTCCGGTGGCGGCGGATAGGGGCTTCCGCACGCAACTGCCAGCATCGCCGGCAGAATGCTCCACAGGCAGTGCCGTCGTTGACTGTGCGTGGGATCGATCGGGAAGCGGGGGACCCGACCGGCGCCGGATTCACGATGTCCAGATGCAGCCATCGGGGTTCCTCCAGTTGATATGGGTTGCCCATATCATCTCATATGGGTAGTATGTAATCATGAAGACCACGCTCGACATCCAGGACGAACTGTTCGCGCGCGCCAAGCGCCATGCACGCAAGATCGGTCGGCCTCTGCGCGCGGTGGTCGAGGAAGGCCTCCGCCGGGTGCTGGACGCATCGGGACCGCCTCCGCGTTACGAGCTTCCGGATCTGAGCGTCGGCCGCGCGGGTGCTCGCGACCCGCTTGAAGACTACTCCTGGAAGGACCTGCGCGACATCATCTACGACGACCGGGAGCACCGGTGACGAACGACGACCTCCGGCGCAACCGTTGATCGCCGTAGACACCAACGTGCTGGTCTACGCGCACCGCCGCGAATCCCGGGTGCACTCGGCCGCTCGGGAGATCATGCGAAGGCTGGCGGAGGGGCGCCACCCATGGGCCATTCCCTGGCCATGCTGCTTCGAGTTCCTGAGCGTGGTCACCAACCGCCGGATCTGGAAGGATGGGGCCAGCTCATCGGAGCAGGCGTGGCAGCAGCTGGAAGCCTGGGCCGCATCGCCGTCGAATCGTCTGATCGGAGAGACCGACGACTTTCCGCATACGCTGGCACGGTTCATCCAGCGCCCGCGCATGCACGGGGGTGTGGTGCACGACGCGCGGGTTGCCGCGATCTGCGTCGCGCACGGGGTCGAAGTGCTCTTGTCTCGCGACCGGGACCTGATGCTCTTCCCGGAGTTGCGGATCCGGGATCCGTTCCGGAAGAACGAGGCGTTGCTGGCCTGAGCCCTTGGCTCCCTCAACGCCTCCCGCGCTTCCTCTTCTTCTTCCCCCGCCCCTTCGCTTTCCGCGCCTCCTGCGCCATCTGCTGCTTCCTGATCTTCGCCCACGAATCGCGCAGGCCGACGGTGCGGTTGAAGACCAGCCGATCCGGCCGCGAGTCCTCCTCGTC
This genomic stretch from Gammaproteobacteria bacterium harbors:
- a CDS encoding DUF2191 domain-containing protein, with protein sequence MKTTLDIQDELFARAKRHARKIGRPLRAVVEEGLRRVLDASGPPPRYELPDLSVGRAGARDPLEDYSWKDLRDIIYDDREHR
- a CDS encoding PIN domain-containing protein; its protein translation is MIAVDTNVLVYAHRRESRVHSAAREIMRRLAEGRHPWAIPWPCCFEFLSVVTNRRIWKDGASSSEQAWQQLEAWAASPSNRLIGETDDFPHTLARFIQRPRMHGGVVHDARVAAICVAHGVEVLLSRDRDLMLFPELRIRDPFRKNEALLA